The proteins below are encoded in one region of Stigmatopora argus isolate UIUO_Sarg chromosome 2, RoL_Sarg_1.0, whole genome shotgun sequence:
- the dync1li2 gene encoding cytoplasmic dynein 1 light intermediate chain 2 isoform X1 has product MAPVLEKQLPGVAGAGDHNNEEEEGLDLWTSILSDVSTRSSSKLPSGKNILVFGEDGSGKTTLMSKLQGADHNKKGRGLEYQYLNVHDEDRDDLTRCNVWILDGDLYHKGLLKFAVSAQSLPDCLAVFVADMSRPWTIMESLQKWASVLRDHVDKLKIPPEDMREMELKMVKLFQEYAEPDDGTPASPQRRALAAGEDEAVILPLGDNTLTHNLGIPVLIVCTKCDSVSILEKEHDYKEEHFDFIQSHIRQFCLQYGAGLIYTSAKEEKNLDLLYKYIVHKLYDFHFTNPALIVEKDAVFIPSGWDNDKKICILHENLTTVRPEDSFEDFITKPPIRKMVHDKEINAEDEQVFLMKQQSLLAKQPATPTRGSTESPGRTASGSPRPAGRAGQPTLTGGSPMTAVKKPDANMKAGAANEGVLANFFNSLLSKKTGSPGSPGSGAGVQGSAKKTGQKPGLNDVQAELDRMTRKQDPVVAANNIPPQTENEA; this is encoded by the exons ATGGCTCCCGTTTTGGAGAAACAGCTCCCGGGCGTAGCCGGGGCAGGCGACCACAACAACGAGGAGGAAGAAGGACTAGATCTTTG GACCTCAATACTCAGTGACGTTTCAACCCGTTCAAGTTCAAAATTGCCATCAGGAAAAAACATTCTGGTGTTTG GTGAGGATGGATCTGGAAAAACTACACTTATGTCCAAACTTCAAGGGGCTGACCACAACAAGAAAGGAAGAGGACTGGAATATCAATATTTAAATGTCCACGATGAAGACCGAGATG aCCTTACGCGATGTAATGTGTGGATCCTGGATGGGGACCTCTACCACAAAGGCCTGCTTAAGTTTGCTGTTTCTGCACAGTCACTACCTGATTGCCTAGCCGTATTTGTTGCGGATATGTCGCGTCCCTGGACCATTATGGAGTCATTACAGAAGTGGGCCAGTGTGCTTCGTGACCATGTGGACAAATTGAAGATTCCTCCGGAGGACATGAGAGAAATGGAGCTCAAGA TGGTGAAACTCTTTCAAGAGTACGCAGAACCGGATGATGGGACGCCAGCCTCGCCACAGAGACGGGCACTGGCAGCAGGAGAAGATGAAGCTGTGATACTACCACTAGGAGACAACACACTCACGCACAACCTAGGCATTCCAGTGCTAATAGTTTGCACAAAG TGCGACTCAGTCAGTATATTGGAGAAGGAGCACGACTACAAAGAAGAGCACTTTGATTTCATCCAGTCCCACATTAGGCAATTTTGCTTACAGT ATGGAGCTGGTCTAATCTACACCTCAGCCAAAGAGGAAAAGAATCTCGATCTGCTTTATAAATACATTGTACATAAATTGTATGACTTCCACTTTACAAATCCTGCCCTTATAGTGGAGAAGGATGCCGTATTCAT CCCATCTGGGTGGGATAATGACAAGAAAATCTGCATTTTGCATGAAAATTTAACAACAGTCAGACCTGAAGATTCATTTGAAGATTTCATCACAAAACCTCCAATTAGAAAG ATGGTACATGACAAAGAGATAAATGCCGAGGATGAGCAAGTATTCCTGATGAAACAGCAG TCTTTGTTAGCAAAACAGCCAGCCACGCCAACAAGGGGATCTACT GAATCTCCAGGGCGGACAGCGTCAGGTTCTCCGAGGCCCGCGGGACGTGCTGGTCAACCCACTTTGACTGGTGGTTCTCCGATGACTGCCGTCAAAAAGCCTGATGCCAATATGAAag CAGGAGCAGCCAATGAGGGCGTATTGGCCAACTTCTTCAACAGTCTATTGAGCAAAAAAACAGGATCACCAGGAAGTCCTGGAAGTGGAGCTGGAGTGCAAGGTTCAGCCAAAAAAACAG gGCAGAAGCCGGGTTTGAATGACGTCCAGGCCGAGTTGGACCGTATGACACGCAAACAGGACCCCGTGGTTGCAGCCAACAACATACCGCCGCAGACTGAGAACGAAGCGTGA
- the dync1li2 gene encoding cytoplasmic dynein 1 light intermediate chain 2 isoform X2 has protein sequence MAPVLEKQLPGVAGAGDHNNEEEEGLDLWTSILSDVSTRSSSKLPSGKNILVFGEDGSGKTTLMSKLQGADHNKKGRGLEYQYLNVHDEDRDDLTRCNVWILDGDLYHKGLLKFAVSAQSLPDCLAVFVADMSRPWTIMESLQKWASVLRDHVDKLKIPPEDMREMELKMVKLFQEYAEPDDGTPASPQRRALAAGEDEAVILPLGDNTLTHNLGIPVLIVCTKCDSVSILEKEHDYKEEHFDFIQSHIRQFCLQYGAGLIYTSAKEEKNLDLLYKYIVHKLYDFHFTNPALIVEKDAVFIPSGWDNDKKICILHENLTTVRPEDSFEDFITKPPIRKMVHDKEINAEDEQVFLMKQQSLLAKQPATPTRGSTESPGRTASGSPRPAGRAGQPTLTGGSPMTAVKKPDANMKAGAANEGVLANFFNSLLSKKTGSPGSPGSGAGVQGSAKKTEAGFE, from the exons ATGGCTCCCGTTTTGGAGAAACAGCTCCCGGGCGTAGCCGGGGCAGGCGACCACAACAACGAGGAGGAAGAAGGACTAGATCTTTG GACCTCAATACTCAGTGACGTTTCAACCCGTTCAAGTTCAAAATTGCCATCAGGAAAAAACATTCTGGTGTTTG GTGAGGATGGATCTGGAAAAACTACACTTATGTCCAAACTTCAAGGGGCTGACCACAACAAGAAAGGAAGAGGACTGGAATATCAATATTTAAATGTCCACGATGAAGACCGAGATG aCCTTACGCGATGTAATGTGTGGATCCTGGATGGGGACCTCTACCACAAAGGCCTGCTTAAGTTTGCTGTTTCTGCACAGTCACTACCTGATTGCCTAGCCGTATTTGTTGCGGATATGTCGCGTCCCTGGACCATTATGGAGTCATTACAGAAGTGGGCCAGTGTGCTTCGTGACCATGTGGACAAATTGAAGATTCCTCCGGAGGACATGAGAGAAATGGAGCTCAAGA TGGTGAAACTCTTTCAAGAGTACGCAGAACCGGATGATGGGACGCCAGCCTCGCCACAGAGACGGGCACTGGCAGCAGGAGAAGATGAAGCTGTGATACTACCACTAGGAGACAACACACTCACGCACAACCTAGGCATTCCAGTGCTAATAGTTTGCACAAAG TGCGACTCAGTCAGTATATTGGAGAAGGAGCACGACTACAAAGAAGAGCACTTTGATTTCATCCAGTCCCACATTAGGCAATTTTGCTTACAGT ATGGAGCTGGTCTAATCTACACCTCAGCCAAAGAGGAAAAGAATCTCGATCTGCTTTATAAATACATTGTACATAAATTGTATGACTTCCACTTTACAAATCCTGCCCTTATAGTGGAGAAGGATGCCGTATTCAT CCCATCTGGGTGGGATAATGACAAGAAAATCTGCATTTTGCATGAAAATTTAACAACAGTCAGACCTGAAGATTCATTTGAAGATTTCATCACAAAACCTCCAATTAGAAAG ATGGTACATGACAAAGAGATAAATGCCGAGGATGAGCAAGTATTCCTGATGAAACAGCAG TCTTTGTTAGCAAAACAGCCAGCCACGCCAACAAGGGGATCTACT GAATCTCCAGGGCGGACAGCGTCAGGTTCTCCGAGGCCCGCGGGACGTGCTGGTCAACCCACTTTGACTGGTGGTTCTCCGATGACTGCCGTCAAAAAGCCTGATGCCAATATGAAag CAGGAGCAGCCAATGAGGGCGTATTGGCCAACTTCTTCAACAGTCTATTGAGCAAAAAAACAGGATCACCAGGAAGTCCTGGAAGTGGAGCTGGAGTGCAAGGTTCAGCCAAAAAAACAG AAGCCGGGTTTGAATGA
- the cmtm4 gene encoding CKLF-like MARVEL transmembrane domain-containing protein 4: protein MRNTEEAEGLDGEASNTSMISGASSPYQPTTEPVHARGVLGGIRCDVEYLKSYFGILKVVEVVLSLIGFICIETIMMCSPCSGVYFFEFVSCTAFVVTGTLLVIFSLSLHTKVPQVNWNLTDLGNTAASALLFFLSSFVLACINHNTGAEIAAVTFGFLATGVYSLNTFLAVRRWRRGNGTQRAAQNSEYTRARTASRGEMEARSELA, encoded by the exons ATGAGGAACACAGAGGAGGCGGAGGGCTTGGACGGCGAGGCCTCCAACACCTCCATGATCTCCGGGGCCAGCAGCCCCTACCAGCCCACCACTGAGCCGGTCCACGCCAGGGGTGTCTTGGGGGGCATTCGCTGCGACGTGGAGTACCTGAAGTCTTACTTCGGGATTTTAAAGGTAGTCGAAGTG GTCCTGTCACTTATTGGCTTCATTTGCATAGAAACCATCATGATGTGTTCCCCATGCAGTGGCGTGTACTTCTTCGAGTTTGTCAGCTGCACTGCCTTCGTGGTCACGGGGACCCTCTTGGTGATTTTCTCTCTCAGTCTGCACACCAAGGTGCCCCAGGTCAACTGGAACCTCACG GATTTAGGCAACACGGCAGCCAGCGCCTTACTCTTCTTCCTGTCTTCTTTCGTGCTCGCTTGCATAAACCACAACACTGGAGCTGAAATCGCCGCAGTG ACCTTTGGCTTCCTGGCTACAGGTGTGTACAGTCTAAACACCTTCCTGGCCGTACGCCGGTGGCGCCGTGGCAACGGGACTCAGAGAGCGGCCCAGAACAGCGAGTACACGCGGGCGCGCACGGCCTCTCGTGGAGAAATGGAGGCACGGTCCGAGCTTGCGTGA
- the LOC144093356 gene encoding uncharacterized protein LOC144093356, with protein sequence MADEPVRQLIAEQLRSDDLPKKDLIKLSQDNAAHSLLNEHRLLGNIKNVAKTAKKEHLVNAITTSLSTNCCCGPLAKSLGQNMRGESGWCRGKDNGSELQVDSSSNQKGLKPLRWWKR encoded by the exons atggcggatgagccagtaCGGCAGTTGattgcagagcagctcagaagtgacgatttaccgaagaaagacctgataaagctctcacaagacaatgcagcgcattcg ctcCTCAACGAGCACCGACTGCtcggaaacatcaagaatgtggccaaaacggccaaaaaggagcaccTTGTCAACGCCATAACGACCAGTTTGtcaacaaa ttgttgctgtggtccactggcaaaatcattgggtcagaacatgaggggggaatcagga tggtgccgtggcaaagacaatggatcagaacttcaggtggactcaagttcaaatcagaa aggtttaaagccattGAGATGGTGGAAGCGGTGA
- the LOC144093351 gene encoding uncharacterized protein LOC144093351, producing the protein MTLGKMKKFVCRDAVRRQLFGSPGAGVGQELGRELQPFILEANARWNFAFNTETPMPGRFQWEKYPAERTADFYHESSVQNISRTSEDGNAIQSTCEETVEVEQEMWSAERTPNPKMRTLPKPPNDEQTTSTTDVIAANVHDPGKDGPRKSVKSLQF; encoded by the exons ATGACGTTGGGCAAGATGAAGAAGTTCGTGTGTCGAGATGCGGTTCGCAGGCAGCTTTTTGGTTCTCCGGGCGCCGGTGTGGGTCAAGAATTAGGAAGGGAGCTTCAACCATTTATCCTGGAGGCCAACGCACGCTGGAATTTTGCCTTCAATACCGAGACGCCCATGCCTGGCAGGTTCCAGTGGGAGAAATATCCAGCGGAGCGAACGGCTGATTTTTACCACGAGTCGTCGGTCCAAAACATTTCTCGTACCAGCGAAG ATGGCAACGCCATTCAATCAACGTGCGAGGAGACTGTGGAGGTCGAACAGGAAATGTGGTCTGCCGAAAGGACCCCTAACCCAAAGATGAGGACCCTTCCCAAGCCTCCAAACGATGAACAAACTACTTCTACAACTG ATGTAATTGCAGCTAATGTGCATGATCCAGGCAAAGATGGTCCACGCAAATCAGTCAAATCCCTGCAGTTTTGA